The following proteins are co-located in the Pseudomonas sp. ATCC 13867 genome:
- a CDS encoding ABC transporter permease, translating to MKSLSLPNLFRLALRQLWREGRSGELRVLFFALLVAVAASSAIGYFSARLNAAMLVRAAEFLGADLVLSGTRPATGEQVDSGLRLGLQHARSVEFSSVVATDQGIQLSSVKAVGDSYPLRGELKSAPEPLQPEIEGGRPQPGEIWVESRLLASLELKVGDSVDIGRTPLRIARVLTYEPDRAGDFYSLTPRVLMNLRDLDATGVVQPGSRVRYRDLWGGPPEALQAYRQAAKNSLAANQQLQDAHHGNRQIGDALGRAERYLNLASLAAVLLAGVAVALSANRFATRRFDASALLRCLGLSHREALLLYGTQLFTLGLLASLCGAFLGWLAQLGLMHLLGNLLPPQIPEAGIFPALAGMATGFVALVGFALPPLAALGRVPPLRVLRSDLLPVPMRTWMAYACALLALGLIMWRLSLDLKLTLALLGGGAIAAVILGFIMLLALRGLRSALQGASLSWRLGLGQLLRHPLAAAGQSLAFGLILLAMALIALLRGELLDTWHAQLPANAPNHFALNILPAEKDSFEQRVKKLSPNAEDLYPMVPGRLVAVNGQPVHALNEDVRSERALQRDLGLTWSARLPAGNQIVAGQWWQAGENNGLPGVSVEEKLAGNLGLNVGDRLSFSVAGQTREAQVRSLRSVKWDNFQPNFFMVFEPGTLTDLPVTYLTSFYLPISQERDLIELARAFPTVTLLPVDALLAQLRSILDQVTLAVEYVLVFVLAAGFVVLFAGLQATLDERLRQGALLRALGAERQLLMRTRRSEFALLGAVSGLLAALGCELISYLLYRMVFELPWSPHPWLLALPVLGALLVGGAGLLGTRRALSVSPLRLLREG from the coding sequence CTCAGCGGCACCCGGCCCGCCACCGGCGAGCAGGTCGACAGCGGCCTCAGGCTCGGCCTGCAGCACGCACGCAGCGTCGAGTTTTCCAGCGTGGTGGCCACCGACCAGGGCATCCAGCTCAGCAGCGTCAAGGCGGTGGGCGACAGCTACCCCTTGCGCGGCGAACTCAAGAGCGCGCCGGAACCCCTGCAGCCCGAGATCGAAGGCGGCCGCCCGCAGCCGGGGGAAATCTGGGTCGAATCGCGACTGCTGGCAAGCCTCGAGCTGAAGGTCGGCGACAGTGTCGACATCGGCCGCACGCCCCTGCGCATCGCTCGCGTGCTGACCTACGAGCCGGATCGCGCCGGCGACTTCTACAGCCTGACGCCACGGGTGCTGATGAACCTGCGGGACCTGGATGCCACCGGCGTGGTGCAGCCCGGCAGCCGCGTGCGCTACCGCGACCTCTGGGGCGGCCCGCCCGAGGCGCTGCAGGCTTATCGCCAGGCGGCGAAGAACAGCCTCGCCGCCAACCAGCAACTGCAGGACGCCCACCACGGCAACCGGCAGATCGGCGACGCCCTGGGTCGCGCCGAACGCTACCTGAACCTCGCCAGCCTCGCCGCCGTGCTGCTCGCAGGCGTCGCCGTGGCGCTGTCGGCCAACCGCTTCGCCACCCGCCGCTTCGACGCCAGCGCGCTGCTGCGCTGCCTCGGTCTGTCGCACCGGGAAGCCCTGCTGCTGTACGGCACGCAACTGTTCACGCTGGGACTGCTCGCCAGCCTCTGCGGCGCCTTCCTCGGCTGGCTCGCCCAGCTTGGCCTGATGCACCTGCTGGGCAACCTGCTGCCGCCGCAGATCCCCGAAGCCGGAATCTTCCCCGCACTGGCCGGCATGGCCACCGGCTTCGTCGCCCTCGTCGGCTTCGCCCTGCCGCCGCTGGCCGCCCTCGGCCGCGTGCCGCCGCTGCGGGTACTGCGCAGCGACCTGCTGCCCGTGCCCATGCGTACCTGGATGGCCTATGCCTGCGCGCTGCTCGCCCTGGGCCTGATCATGTGGCGCCTGAGCCTGGACCTGAAGCTCACCCTCGCCCTGCTCGGCGGCGGCGCCATCGCCGCGGTGATCCTCGGCTTCATCATGCTGCTCGCCCTGCGCGGACTTCGCAGCGCGCTGCAGGGCGCCAGCCTGTCCTGGCGCCTCGGCCTCGGCCAACTGCTGCGCCACCCGCTGGCGGCCGCCGGACAGAGCCTGGCCTTCGGCCTGATCCTGCTGGCGATGGCGCTCATCGCGCTGCTGCGCGGCGAGCTGCTGGACACCTGGCACGCACAACTGCCGGCGAACGCACCCAATCACTTCGCGCTGAACATCCTGCCCGCCGAGAAGGACAGCTTCGAGCAGCGGGTGAAGAAACTCTCGCCCAATGCCGAAGACCTCTACCCGATGGTGCCCGGCCGCCTGGTGGCGGTGAATGGCCAGCCGGTCCATGCGCTGAACGAGGACGTCCGCAGCGAACGCGCCCTGCAGCGCGATCTCGGGCTGACCTGGTCGGCGCGCCTGCCGGCGGGCAATCAGATCGTCGCCGGGCAGTGGTGGCAGGCGGGCGAGAACAACGGGCTCCCCGGTGTATCGGTGGAGGAAAAACTCGCCGGCAACCTCGGCCTGAACGTCGGCGACCGCCTGAGCTTCAGCGTTGCCGGCCAGACCCGCGAGGCACAGGTGCGCAGCCTGCGCTCGGTGAAATGGGACAACTTCCAGCCGAACTTCTTCATGGTCTTCGAACCCGGCACCCTCACCGACCTGCCGGTAACCTACCTGACCAGCTTCTACCTGCCGATCAGCCAGGAGCGCGACCTGATCGAACTGGCGCGCGCCTTCCCCACCGTCACGCTGCTGCCGGTGGATGCGTTGCTCGCACAGTTGCGCAGCATCCTCGACCAGGTGACGCTGGCGGTGGAGTACGTGCTGGTGTTCGTCCTCGCCGCCGGCTTCGTGGTGCTCTTCGCCGGCCTGCAGGCCACCCTCGACGAACGCCTGCGCCAGGGTGCCCTGCTCCGCGCCCTGGGCGCGGAACGCCAACTGCTGATGCGCACCCGGCGCAGCGAGTTCGCCCTGCTCGGGGCGGTCAGCGGACTGCTCGCGGCGCTGGGCTGCGAACTGATCAGCTACCTGCTCTACCGGATGGTCTTCGAGCTGCCGTGGAGCCCGCATCCCTGGCTGCTCGCACTGCCCGTGCTGGGCGCACTGCTGGTGGGCGGCGCCGGGCTGCTCGGCACGCGGCGGGCGTTGAGCGTGAGCCCGTTGCGCCTGCTGCGCGAAGGCTGA
- the greB gene encoding transcription elongation factor GreB, translated as MSRYRPPRPAGTPLITPEGEARLRAELHELWNVRRPQVTQSVSEAAAQGDRSENAEYTYGKKMLREIDSRVRFLRKRLENCKVVSERPADPNKVYFGAWVTLEDEDGEQARYRIVGPDELDLRNNHISIDSPLARALVGKELDAEVMVRSPAGEKMWFVIEIEYP; from the coding sequence ATGAGCCGTTATCGCCCTCCCCGCCCCGCCGGTACCCCGCTGATCACCCCCGAAGGCGAAGCGCGCCTGCGCGCCGAGCTGCACGAGCTGTGGAACGTGCGCCGTCCGCAAGTGACCCAGTCGGTCAGCGAGGCGGCGGCCCAGGGTGATCGTTCGGAGAACGCCGAGTACACCTATGGCAAGAAGATGCTGCGGGAGATCGACAGCCGCGTGCGCTTCCTGCGCAAGCGCCTGGAGAACTGCAAGGTGGTGAGCGAGCGTCCGGCCGACCCGAACAAGGTCTACTTCGGTGCCTGGGTCACACTGGAGGACGAGGACGGGGAGCAGGCACGCTATCGCATCGTCGGCCCGGACGAACTCGACCTGCGCAACAATCACATCAGCATCGACTCGCCACTCGCCCGCGCCCTGGTGGGCAAGGAGCTGGACGCCGAGGTGATGGTGCGCAGCCCGGCCGGTGAAAAGATGTGGTTCGTGATCGAAATCGAGTATCCCTGA
- the thpR gene encoding RNA 2',3'-cyclic phosphodiesterase has product MSTPPLRLFFALPCPPELAEAICTWRTGLHLDGQGVAQANLHLTLAFLGAIPRGRKADLLAIGASLPRRAFTLQLDRLARWRNGILHLAPSTVPDELHELAQALREALQANAFEVEQRPFHPHLTLARHVHTLPPAQPSFEWPARAITLYSSENSPTGVRYRPLGEWPLDHP; this is encoded by the coding sequence ATGAGCACACCCCCGCTGCGGCTGTTCTTCGCCCTGCCCTGTCCACCGGAGCTGGCGGAAGCGATCTGCACCTGGCGCACCGGCCTGCACCTGGATGGCCAGGGCGTCGCGCAGGCCAATCTGCACCTGACCCTGGCCTTCCTCGGCGCCATCCCCCGCGGCCGCAAGGCGGACCTGCTGGCCATCGGCGCGAGCCTGCCGCGCCGCGCGTTCACCCTGCAACTGGACCGCCTGGCCCGCTGGCGGAACGGCATCCTGCACCTGGCGCCAAGCACGGTGCCCGACGAACTCCACGAGCTGGCGCAGGCCCTGCGCGAAGCGCTGCAGGCCAATGCCTTCGAGGTCGAGCAGCGGCCGTTCCATCCACACCTGACCCTGGCGCGCCACGTCCACACCCTGCCGCCCGCGCAACCGTCCTTCGAATGGCCGGCCCGCGCGATCACCCTGTACAGCTCGGAAAACAGCCCGACGGGCGTGCGCTATCGCCCTCTCGGCGAATGGCCGCTAGACCACCCCTGA
- a CDS encoding LysR family transcriptional regulator: MAPRITLRQLATFTAIAELGNVTQAATRIALSQSAASQALQELERALGTRLFDRSGKRLALNDNGRAFYPKASALLAQGEELENLFGVAPVQLSLGASRSIGGYLLPQVMAGFLAELPDSRLQLQVANSRDVIEALAEFRLDVAFIEAPIQHPQIQLTPWTDDELLLVAAPDHPLALARQVSLEDLAAARWVLRESGSGTRVTFEQQVLPRLGSLNAPLEISNAEAIKHLVGRGAGITCLSQRVVHAELARGELVRLDNPLGPLRRTFFRALHIDKFPTAALRRFLDYAQSGVV; the protein is encoded by the coding sequence ATGGCTCCTCGCATCACCCTTCGCCAGTTGGCGACCTTCACCGCGATTGCCGAACTGGGCAATGTCACCCAGGCGGCCACGCGCATCGCGCTCTCGCAGTCGGCGGCAAGCCAGGCGTTGCAGGAACTGGAACGGGCGCTGGGGACACGTCTGTTCGATCGCAGTGGCAAGCGCCTGGCGCTGAACGACAACGGTCGCGCCTTCTATCCGAAGGCCAGCGCGTTGCTGGCCCAGGGCGAGGAGCTGGAGAACCTGTTCGGGGTCGCGCCGGTGCAGCTCAGCCTGGGGGCGAGCCGCAGCATCGGCGGCTACCTGTTGCCACAAGTGATGGCGGGCTTTCTCGCTGAGTTGCCGGACAGCCGGCTGCAATTGCAGGTGGCCAACAGCCGCGATGTGATCGAGGCGCTGGCCGAGTTTCGTCTGGACGTGGCCTTCATCGAGGCGCCGATCCAGCATCCGCAGATCCAGCTCACGCCCTGGACCGACGATGAGCTGCTGCTGGTGGCCGCGCCGGACCATCCGCTGGCGCTGGCGCGGCAGGTCAGCCTGGAGGACCTGGCGGCGGCACGCTGGGTCTTGCGCGAGTCCGGATCGGGCACCCGCGTCACGTTCGAGCAGCAGGTGCTGCCGCGCCTGGGTAGCCTGAACGCGCCGCTGGAAATCAGCAACGCCGAGGCGATCAAGCATCTGGTGGGCCGTGGGGCGGGGATCACCTGCCTGTCGCAGCGCGTGGTCCACGCGGAGCTGGCGCGGGGAGAGCTGGTGCGCCTGGACAATCCACTGGGGCCGCTGCGGCGCACCTTCTTCCGCGCGTTGCACATCGATAAATTCCCCACGGCGGCGTTGCGTCGCTTCCTCGACTACGCGCAGTCAGGGGTGGTCTAG